From one Amphiura filiformis chromosome 13, Afil_fr2py, whole genome shotgun sequence genomic stretch:
- the LOC140167388 gene encoding uncharacterized protein, with product MAADILSPLIGNTEHHITNSQTFVERIKDLKLEPDESIVSFDVSALFTSITVNEAITVVRELLESDDTWKKETAENLDVDSVIQLLAFCLNTTYFVFRGKFYQQKDGCAMGSPCNPSVANAYMEFFETKALSLAPHPPRLFLRYVTYSLRIHQSHQQAGIRTFKSPGGDGQLSFPDTLIVRVSDGNVKIKIFRKSTNTKILKYLSFESPHPLEHKLSVVKTLIHRSEIVMDPSDKEEEVSHIKSALRSCGYRDWTCS from the exons atggcagcag ACATCCTCTCCCCGCTTATAGGTAATACGGAACATCACATCACAAATTCTCAGACATTTGTTGAAAGAATCAAAGATCTCAAGTTAGAGCCCGATGAGTCTATTGTGTCTTTCGATGTATCAGCTCTATTCACCTCTATAACGGTGAACGAGGCCATTACGGTGGTTCGCGAGTTATTGGAAAGTGACGACACCTGGAAGAAAGAGACAGCAGAAAATCTTGATGTGGACAGTGTTATCCAACTACTTGCATTTTGCCTGAACACCACTTATTTTGTATTCAGAGGGAAGTTTTACCAGCAGAAAGATGGATGCGCGATGGGAAGCCCCTGTAACCCGTCGGTGGCCAACGCGTACATGGAATTCTTCGAAACGAAAGCTTTGTCATTAGCTCCTCACCCGCCGCGGTTGTTTCTTCGATATGTCACCTATTCTTTGAGAATTCACCAGTCACATCAACAGGCAGGAATAAGAACATTCAAATCACCAGGGGGAGACGGACAACTTTCTTTCCCCGATACTTTAATCGTACGGGTTAGCGACGGCAATGTGAAGATCAAAATCTTCAGAAAATCTACAAACACAAAAATACTTAAATACTTGAGTTTTGAGTCGCCCCACCCTCTAGAACACAAATTAAGCGTGGTCAAAACGTTGATTCACAGAAGTGAAATAGTGATGGATCCATCCGATAAGGAAGAGGAGGTATCGCACATTAAGTCAGCGCTCCGAAGTTGCGGATACAGAGATTGGACGTGCTCGTGA